One genomic segment of Ipomoea triloba cultivar NCNSP0323 chromosome 9, ASM357664v1 includes these proteins:
- the LOC116028599 gene encoding beta-xylosidase/alpha-L-arabinofuranosidase 2-like has product MARAIKMDSVLLCFHILGLILCRFLADPSLVSAQNSPVFACDVDGNPGLKNFAFCDSSRDEKTRVKDLVKRLTLPEKISLLVNSAGNVSRLGIPRYEWWSEALHGVSYTGPGVKFSGPVPGATSFPQPLLTAASFNVTLFQTIGKVVSTEARAMHNVGLAGLTYWSPNINIFRDPRWGRGQETPGEDPVLTSQYAVAYVKGLQQRDDGNKKKLKVAACCKHYTAYDVDEWKGHRRYNFNAVVTKQDMEDTFQPPFKKCVLEGNVASVMCSYNQVNGKPVCGDHDLLAGVIRGKWNLNGYIVTDCDSFNEIFNSQHYTKTPEETAALGINAGVDLNCGQFLGKYTQGAVNQGLVKESEIDRAVSNNVATLMRLGFFDGDPRKQLYGNLGPKDVCTPDHQELAREAARQGIVLLKNSEDSLPLSANSIKSLAVIGPNADATHTMLGNYEGTPCKYTSPLQGLKAMVQTVYSPGCDNIACGKALVDDAKKIAAAAEAVVLVMGSDQSIETEARDRINLTLPGQQSFVVSEVAKVSKGPVILVIMSGGGMDVSFAVNDPKVSSILWVGFPGEAGGAALADVIFGYYNPCGRLPMTWYPQSYADKVPMIDMRMRPDSKTGYPGRTYRFYAGPTIFKFGHGLSYSQYKHQIIKAPKSLSLLLQQDHICHSSTCKSLDAADQICGNSSAFDVHLKIKNVGKISGSHTVFLFSSPPSIHGAPQKHLLGFEKLNLGPSEEGIARFRVDVCKHLGVVDEAGNRKVGLGHHVLHVGDLTHSLTVRV; this is encoded by the exons ATGGCGAGAGCGATAAAAATGGACTCTGTTTTACTCTGTTTCCACATTCTGGGCTTGATTCTCTGCCGTTTTCTCGCCGACCCGAGCCTCGTATCGGCGCAGAACTCGCCGGTGTTCGCCTGCGACGTCGACGGGAATCCGGGGTTGAAGAATTTCGCGTTCTGTGATTCGTCCCGGGACGAGAAAACCAGGGTGAAGGATCTGGTGAAGAGGCTAACGTTGCCGGAGAAGATTTCGTTGTTGGTGAATAGCGCCGGCAATGTGAGCCGGCTGGGAATCCCACGCTATGAGTGGTGGTCGGAGGCTCTTCACGGCGTCTCCTACACCGGTCCCGGCGTCAAATTCTCCGGCCCCGTCCCCGGCGCCACCAGCTTCCCTCAGCCTCTCCTCACCGCCGCTTCTTTCAATGTCACACTGTTTCAGACCATCGGAAAG GTGGTTTCAACCGAGGCAAGAGCAATGCACAATGTTGGGTTGGCCGGACTGACATATTGGTCACCAAACATCAACATTTTCCGGGACCCCAGATGGGGAAGAGGCCAGGAAACTCCGGGAGAAGATCCGGTGCTCACCAGCCAGTACGCGGTGGCGTACGTGAAAGGCCTGCAACAGAGAGATGATGGCAACAAGAAGAAGCTCAAAGTTGCGGCTTGCTGCAAACACTACACAGCCTATGATGTGGATGAGTGGAAAGGCCACCGGAGATACAATTTCAATGCAGTGGTAACAAAGCAAGATATGGAGGACACATTTCAACCCCCATTCAAGAAATGTGTTCTTGAGGGGAATGTTGCCAGTGTGATGTGTTCATACAACCAGGTTAATGGCAAGCCAGTCTGTGGTGATCATGACCTTCTGGCAGGGGTGATTAGAGGCAAATGGAACTTAAAtgg GTACATAGTTACAGATTGTGATTCTTTCAATGAGATATTCAACTCCCAACATTACACCAAAACACCAGAGGAGACTGCAGCTTTGGGCATTAATGCAG GAGTGGACCTGAACTGTGGGCAATTCCTGGGGAAGTACACTCAGGGAGCTGTGAACCAAGGGCTAGTTAAGGAATCAGAGATTGACAGGGCTGTCTCGAACAACGTGGCGACGCTGATGAGACTAGGATTCTTCGATGGCGATCCTAGAAAGCAATTGTATGGAAACCTCGGCCCGAAAGATGTCTGCACACCTGATCACCAGGAACTTGCCAGGGAAGCAGCAAGACAAGGCATTGTCTTGTTGAAAAACTCTGAGGATTCACTGCCTTTATCTGCAAATTCCATCAAATCCTTGGCAGTAATTGGTCCTAATGCTGATGCAACCCATACTATGCTTGGAAACTATGAAG GCACACCATGCAAGTATACGAGTCCATTACAGGGTCTGAAAGCCATGGTTCAGACTGTTTACTCCCCAGGCTGTGACAACATAGCATGTGGGAAAGCCTTAGTAGATGATGCCAAGAAAATCGCAGCTGCAGCTGAAGCAGTGGTTTTGGTAATGGGGTCTGATCAATCCATTGAGACAGAAGCCCGCGACAGAATCAACCTTACTCTTCCTGGGCAGCAGTCATTCGTGGTATCCGAGGTTGCTAAGGTTTCCAAGGGACCAGTAATTCTTGTCATCATGTCGGGAGGCGGCATGGATGTGTCGTTTGCTGTTAATGATCCTAAAGTTTCAAGCATTCTCTGGGTTGGATTCCCTGGAGAAGCCGGCGGAGCTGCACTTGCTGATGTTATATTTGGATATTACAATCCAT GCGGAAGGCTACCTATGACCTGGTACCCACAATCATACGCCGACAAGGTCCCAATGATTGATATGAGAATGCGGCCGGACTCAAAAACCGGCTACCCCGGCAGAACATACCGTTTCTACGCCGGTCCGACGATCTTCAAATTTGGCCACGGATTAAGCTATTCCCAATACAAGCACCAGATAATTAAAGCCCCAAAATCCCTCTCCCTCCTCCTCCAACAAGACCACATCTGCCACTCATCCACATGCAAATCCCTAGACGCCGCAGACCAAATCTGCGGCAACTCGTCGGCGTTCGACGTTCACCTGAAAATCAAGAATGTCGGGAAAATAAGCGGAAGCCACACGGTTTTCCTGTTCTCGTCGCCGCCGTCAATTCACGGCGCGCCGCAGAAACACTTGCTGGGATTCGAGAAGCTGAATCTGGGGCCAAGTGAAGAAGGGATTGCGAGATTCAGAGTGGATGTTTGCAAGCATTTGGGCGTGGTTGATGAGGCTGGGAATCGGAAAGTGGGTTTGGGACATCATGTTCTTCATGTCGGGGATTTGACGCATTCTTTGACTGTGAGGGTTTGA
- the LOC116029335 gene encoding uncharacterized protein LOC116029335 — protein sequence MMDCNNSNNMLLISNGELVRSNNFGDTTLRLDCFGYRGSEGSTIASCGANSKAKRIVQMNNTVDDGCGLVLGLGPTPSFPCDDYYSVGGNKSKGFTALLNQDLTSEHDSILKLGLSGSIDDASNVIEFSVSNHHSDQLSSDGSRLSIPVVDEGSTSAKKSGGYMPSLLLAPRMENSEVLMQSRKLLELGAKSHCHLPQMSSEPSAISDYSRSTISEPVGTVTSSDRRVSNPKRCMFTGCTKGARGATGLCIGHGGGQRCQKFGCNKGAESRTAYCKAHGGGKRCQYLGCTKSAEGKTDHCIAHGGGRRCGYPGGCTKAARGKSGLCIKHGGGKRCKVEGCTRSAEGQVGLCISHGGGRRCQYPGCSKGAQGSTMYCKGHGGGKRCIFAGCTKGAEGSTPLCKAHGGGKRCLFDGGGICPKSVHGGTNFCVAHGGGKRCSVPGCTKSARGRTDCCVRHGGGKRCKVENCEKSAQGSTDFCKAHGGGKRCSWGEGKCEKFARGRGGLCAAHSSLVQGRETNKGSMIGPGLFRGLVPSTSTAITSFENNHSSSIVSATSDSANSLGHPSKRRQLIPPQVLVPLSMKASASCSGPRNSEKPERTSAIGVPDASKSFEFAIPEGRVHGGGLLSLLGGNLKNAIV from the coding sequence ATGATGGATTGTAATAATAGTAACAATATGCTTCTTATTTCGAACGGTGAGCTAGTAAGGTCTAATAATTTTGGTGATACAACTTTACGATTGGATTGCTTTGGTTATCGAGGAAGTGAGGGCTCCACAATTGCCAGCTGCGGAGCCAACAGCAAAGCAAAAAGGATCGTGCAGATGAATAATACTGTTGATGATGGTTGCGGGTTGGTGCTTGGTCTGGGCCCGACGCCTAGTTTTCCCTGTGATGATTATTATTCTGTTGGCGGCAACAAAAGCAAAGGTTTCACAGCGCTTTTGAATCAGGACCTGACGTCTGAACATGATTCGATCCTCAAGCTCGGCCTCTCTGGAAGCATTGATGATGCTTCTAATGTGATTGAATTTTCAGTCTCGAATCATCATTCCGATCAGCTGTCTTCAGATGGTAGTAGGCTTTCTATTCCAGTTGTTGATGAAGGTTCGACGTCAGCCAAGAAATCGGGTGGGTATATGCCATCACTTCTTTTGGCACCGAGGATGGAAAACAGTGAAGTTTTGATGCAGTCAAGAAAATTGCTCGAGCTGGGTGCTAAATCGCATTGCCATCTACCTCAGATGAGCTCTGAACCGTCTGCTATCTCTGATTACTCGAGGAGCACCATCTCTGAGCCAGTAGGAACAGTGACATCCTCGGATCGCAGGGTAAGCAATCCTAAGAGATGCATGTTTACAGGCTGTACGAAAGGTGCTCGAGGGGCTACGGGTCTTTGTATTGGCCACGGAGGAGGGCAGAGATGTCAGAAATTCGGGTGCAACAAAGGCGCTGAGAGCAGGACAGCATACTGTAAGGCCCATGGCGGAGGAAAGAGGTGTCAGTATCTCGGGTGCACTAAAAGCGCTGAAGGGAAGACCGACCACTGCATTGCTCACGGTGGAGGGAGACGCTGTGGCTATCCGGGAGGCTGCACGAAGGCAGCCCGTGGCAAGTCGGGGCTTTGCATCAAGCACGGTGGAGGGAAGAGGTGTAAGGTGGAAGGATGCACTCGTAGTGCAGAGGGGCAGGTCGGGCTGTGTATCTCTCATGGCGGTGGACGTCGTTGCCAATACCCCGGTTGTTCCAAGGGCGCCCAAGGAAGCACAATGTACTGCAAAGGCCATGGCGGTGGGAAGAGATGCATATTTGCTGGATGCACGAAAGGTGCAGAGGGGAGCACGCCTCTCTGCAAAGCTCACGGTGGGGGAAAACGATGCCTTTTTGATGGTGGCGGGATTTGTCCTAAAAGTGTACACGGAGGCACTAATTTCTGCGTTGCTCATGGCGGTGGAAAGAGATGTTCTGTTCCAGGCTGCACCAAGAGTGCTCGGGGGCGCACTGATTGCTGTGTCAGACACGGAGGAGGGAAGCGTTGCAAGGTCGAGAACTGCGAAAAGAGCGCCCAAGGTAGCACAGACTTCTGCAAGGCTCACGGAGGGGGAAAGCGTTGCAGCTGGGGAGAAGGAAAATGCGAGAAATTTGCAAGGGGGAGAGGCGGCCTCTGTGCCGCTCACAGCAGCTTGGTTCAAGGAAGAGAGACAAATAAAGGAAGCATGATCGGTCCAGGGCTTTTCCGGGGACTAGTTCCATCAACCTCCACTGCAATAACCAGTTTCGAGAACAACCATTCTTCCTCCATTGTCAGCGCAACCTCAGACTCAGCCAATTCCCTCGGGCACCCATCCAAACGACGACAACTCATTCCTCCTCAGGTACTGGTTCCTCTGTCAATGAAGGCCTCAGCTTCCTGCTCAGGCCCAAGAAATTCAGAGAAGCCAGAGAGAACCTCTGCAATTGGCGTTCCCGACGCCAGCAAGAGCTTCGAATTTGCAATTCCCGAGGGAAGAGTCCATGGCGGCGGCCTTCTGTCGCTGCTCGGTGGCAACCTGAAGAACGCAATTGTTTAA